CCCCTGGACGGCACACGCGAGTTCGGTGAGCCACCCCGGGTCGACTGGGCGGTTCACGTGGCCCTCGTCGAGGGTGGGGTCGTCACCGCCGCAGCCGTGAGCCTCCCCGCGCGCGACCTGACCCTGAGCACCGCCGATGTCGCACAGGCCCGCGCCGGCGACGGGAGGCGCCCCCGCGTCATCGCGAGCCGCACCCGCCCCGGCCCTGCTGCCGAGGCCATCGCCGAGGCCCTCGACGGTGAACTCGTCTTTCTCGGATCGGCCGGGGCGAAGACGATGGCGATCGTGCTCGACGAAGCCGACATCTACGCCCACACCGGCGGCCAGTACGAATGGGACTCGGCGGCGCCCGTCGGCGTCGCGGCGGCCGCCGGTCTGCACGCGAGCCGCATCGACGGCAGCCCGCTCGTCTACAACCGCCCCGACCCGCTCCTCCCGGACCTCCTCGTGTGCCGGGGCGACTACGCGCAGGCCGCCCTCGAGGCAGTCTCGGCGCTGGACTCGTGAGGCTCGTCGTCGCCCGGTGCTCGGTCGATTACGACGGCCGTCTCACGGCGCACCTCCCCGAGGCCGTGCGTCTGATCATGGTGAAGGCCGACGGGTGCGTCGCGATACACGCCGACGGCGGCGCCTACAAGCCTCTCAACTGGATGAACGCCCCCAACCGGCTCATCACCGACGAGGGCGTCTGGACCGTCACGAGCCCGAAGGGCGAGAAGCTCGTGATCACGATGCACGAGGTCCTCACCGACGAGGTCCACGACCTGGGGGTCGACCCGGGCCTCACCAAGGACGGGGTGGAGGCGCATCTCCAGGAGCTCCTGGCCGCGGATCCGGCCCACCTGAGCGACGGTCTGCGCCTCGTCCGTCGCGAGTATCCGACCGACATCGGCCCCGTGGACCTGCTGTGTCGCGACACCGACGGCACCGCTGTCGCCGTGGAGGTCAAGCGGCGCGGGGAGATCGACGGGGTGGAACAACTCGCCCGGTACCTCGAGTTCCTCAACCGCGACCCGCGACTCAGGCCGGTCAGAGGCCTGTTCGTCGCCCAGGTGATAAAGCCGCAGGCGAAGGTGCTCGCAGCCGAACGCGGAATCGACTGTCGCGAGGTGGACTACGACGAGCTGCGCGGGATCGGCTCGAACGAGCTCCGGCTCTTCTGAGGTCGCCCGGAACGGGTGCAGCCAACCTTCGGGCACCAGCAACTAGCCTGAGCGCATCGAGAATGACGATCGCACCGTCCAGCTCGAGTTCCCCGATGATCAGTTCCGGCCCGGCGACGCCGCGCGCCACCGGA
Above is a window of Acidimicrobiales bacterium DNA encoding:
- a CDS encoding 3'(2'),5'-bisphosphate nucleotidase CysQ — its product is MSTTEDHRLATRLATEAGVLLVALRSELEAAGADVAEMRAEGDRRSHDLLMDALAEARPDDAVLSEEGSDDQGRLTAERVWIIDPLDGTREFGEPPRVDWAVHVALVEGGVVTAAAVSLPARDLTLSTADVAQARAGDGRRPRVIASRTRPGPAAEAIAEALDGELVFLGSAGAKTMAIVLDEADIYAHTGGQYEWDSAAPVGVAAAAGLHASRIDGSPLVYNRPDPLLPDLLVCRGDYAQAALEAVSALDS
- the nucS gene encoding endonuclease NucS, producing the protein MRLVVARCSVDYDGRLTAHLPEAVRLIMVKADGCVAIHADGGAYKPLNWMNAPNRLITDEGVWTVTSPKGEKLVITMHEVLTDEVHDLGVDPGLTKDGVEAHLQELLAADPAHLSDGLRLVRREYPTDIGPVDLLCRDTDGTAVAVEVKRRGEIDGVEQLARYLEFLNRDPRLRPVRGLFVAQVIKPQAKVLAAERGIDCREVDYDELRGIGSNELRLF